The window ACCGTCGCCTCATTCATCTCGGCTGCAAAACGCACTTTTATTCTATTTGTAGTAAACTGATCTGTTTCAATAAAATGCAAATCAATTCCTTCTTGTAATTTCATCTTCTTCCTCTTTCAAACATTGTACCTTCCATTATATCATTTTTCTGTGATATAATATTCTGTAACGAGGTGACTTATGAAATTTAAATTATTTGATGACTACATCACATTACAAGCATTACTAAAAACAACTGGTATTCTACACTCAGGAGGGGCCATTAAAGGTTTCCTTGAAGAAAATACCATCCTTTTTAACGAAGAAGACGAAAAAAGACGAGGTAAAAAAATCCGCATCGGTGATATTATCACGCTACCTGACCACAACATTAGTATCACAATCATTGCACCTAGTACAGAAGAAATACAGCAATACCAAGAAGAACAAGCTGAAAAAGAACGTGTGGCTGCAATCGTTAAAAAGTTAAATCAAGAAAATAAAAAGAATAAGAAACAGGTAAAAACTCCTAAAAAAGTAACTAAAAATACTGAAAGAAAACCTGTTCGTTTCCCTGGTATGTAAAAATGTGGCTTGAAACATTAGCATTACGGCACTTTCGCAATTACAGGCAACAAGATATCGAGTTCAACAAGGGGCTTAATGTCTTTTTGGGTGAGAATGCTCAAGGTAAAACCAATATTTTAGAAGCTATCTATTTTTTAGCCTTGACACGCAGCCACCGTACCCGAACAGACAAGGATTTACTACAATTTCAAGAAAAGGAATTGACCATATCCGGTTTACTCCATCGGAAAAATGGTAAAGTTCCACTTGACATACAGTTGACAGAAAAGGGACGGATAACCAAGGTCAACCACCTTAAACAAGCCAAGCTTTCCAACTATATTGGCCACATGAATGTTGTTCTCTTCGCCCCTGAAGATTTACAGCTGATTAAAGGTGCCCCTGCTTTGAGAAGAAAGTTCATTGATGTCGAATTGGGTCAAATCAAGCCCCTCTATCTTGCTGACCTATCGAATTATAACCACGTTTTAAAACAAAGAAATACTTACCTCAAATCTACAGATAAGATTGATGAGAACTTCCTATCCGTGTTAGATCAGCAACTTGCTGAATATGGTAGTCGTGTTATCCAACATCGTATTGACTTTCTAGGGAAATTAGAGGAATTCGGAAATAGAAAAGTTCAAGATATTTCAGATAAGAAAGAGGAACTAACTATCGAATATCAATCCTCTATAAACTTTACAAACACTGACAACTTGATTGACATATTCTTGACAGAACTAGAAAAGTCTCGTAAACGTGATTTGTTTAAGAAAAATACAGGAGTTGGCCCACACCGAGATGATGTAGCTTTCTTTATAAATGGTATGAATGCCCATTATGGTAGCCAGGGACAACATCGTAGTCTTGTTTTGTCGCTCAAACTTGCTGAAATCGAACTGATGAAGGAAATCACTAGAGAATACCCAATTCTACTTTTAGACGATGTTATGAGTGAGCTAGATAACAATCGACAAATCAAACTACTAGAAACCATTACAGATACTATTCAAACCTTTATCACTACAACATCTTTGGACCATTTACACAAGCTACCAGATAGTTTAAAAATCTTTCATATCCAGTCTGGCACTATCGTTGAAAGCAAGTAACTGATTTTATAGTCAGTTACTTTTTTATTACTTCGTAAACTGGCTTTCCCTAGCTCCAATTGTAGTTGCAGCTCTTCACATAGAACTAAAAAATTACAAATTTGTCAACTATGTTTACAAAATAGTAAAGACCCTGTCAATCAGGGTCTTATTCTTATTGTACTGAATAGTTTGGAGCTTCATTTGTGATTTGAACATCGTGTGGATGGCTTTCTTTCAAACCAGCACCCGACATTTCGATAAATTGAGCATTTTCATGTAACTCAGTCAAATTACCGGCACCTACATAGCCCATACCTGAGCGAAGTCCGCCAACCATTTGGAAAATCATATCTGCAACAGAACCTTTATAGGCTACACGACCTTCAATTCCTTCTGGAACCAACTTGTTAGCTTCATTGACAGATGCTTGGAAATAACGGTCTTTTGAACCTTGTTTCATGGCTGCAATAGAGCCCATACCACGATAGGTCTTGAACTTACGACCTTGGAAGATTTCTGTTTCACCGGGTGCCTCATCCGTTCCAGCGAACATAGAGCCAAGCATGACAGCATGACCACCAGCTGCAAGAGCCTTGACAATGTCACCTGAATACTTGATACCACCATCAGCAATGATGGTTTTACCATATTCACGAGCAACACCTGCCGCATCGTAAATAGCTGTCACTTGAGGAACCCCTACACCTGCGATGACACGTGTTGTACAGATGGAACCTGGACCAATACCAACTTTAACGACATCAACCCCTGCTTCATAAAGGGCACGTGCACCTTCAGCTGTGGCAATGTTGCCGGCAATCAAGGTACGAGTTGGGAAGTGTTCGCGGATTTCTTTGATCTTACGCAAAACACCAGCTGAATGACCATGAGCTGTATCGATGACAATCGCATCTGCACCTGCTTCAAAGAGAGCTTCAGCACGTTCAAAGGTATCAGAAGTAACGCCCACAGCACCTGCAACCAAAAGACGACCAAATTCGTCCTTGGCAGCATTTGGGAACTCAATCACTTTTTCAATATCTTTGATGGTAATCAAACCTGACAAACGACCATTTTCATCAATCAGTGGCAATTTTTCAATACGGTGTTTGTGAAGAATAGCTTCAGCAGTCGCAAGATCTGTTCCAACTGGCGCTGTTACCAAGCCGTCACTGGTCATATTGGTAGAAATTGGTTGTGAGTAGTCTGAGATAAAGCGCATATCGCGGTTGGTGATAATCCCAACTAACTTACGGTTTTCCATCGTTTCTACGATTGGCACACCAGAGATACGGTAGGTCCCCATGAGTTTCTCAGCTTCAGCAATGGTATGCTCTGGAGTTAAGAAAAATGGATCAATAATGACACCATTTTCAGAACGTTTTACCTTACGAACTTCTTCAGCCTGCTCTGTAATAGACATATTCTTATGGATAACTCCCAAACCACCTGCACGCGCCATAGCAATGGCCATTTTGCTATCCGTTACGGTATCCATAGCCGCAGAAATAATCGGAAGATTTAAAGTCAAGTTAGGTGCTAATTGTGTTTTTAAATCAATATCATGTGGCAATACATGACTTTCAGCCGGAATGAGTAATACATCATCAAAGGTAAAGCCTTTTTTCAAAAATTTAGTGTCCCAGTTTGACATTTTCTTCCTCTTTTCTTTTTTTGTTACTAGCTATCGCTATGATTATTTTATTTATGATAACATTTTGAAATCATTTGTCAAATATTATTCGCTTTAAAATAAGTAATAATAAAAATTCAGAAAATTCTTTACCACTTTCTTTTAGAAAATCGAACGTTTGTTTTTTACTTTATTATAAAACAAATGAAAAAAGCAACGTTTTTTAGACATTGCTCTTTTATTGTTAACCTTATTTAAAATAGTTAATTCCCATAGCATCCTTGACTTGATCCAGAGTTGTTGCTGCGACCTGACGAGCCTTGCGACTTCCTTCTTCCAACATAGCATACACTTGACCCATATCTTGTGCAAACTCCAAGCGACGCTCACGGATTGGACCTAGCTCCCGTTCCAAAATGTCCAAAAGATAGCGTTTGGTCTTGACATCACCCAAGCCACCACGCTGGTAGTGTTCCTTCATAGCCTCAATCTCAGCCTTGTCTTCTTCACGTCCGAAAACATCAAGATAATGGAAAACCATGTTTCCTTCAATCTGACCTGGATCTTCTACACGGATATGGTTTGGGTCTGTGTACATGGACATGACTTTCTTTTTAAGTGTATCCATGTCATCTGCCAAGTAAATCCCATTTCCAAGCGACTTAGACATCTTAGCATTTCCATCCAAACCTGGCAAGCGACCTGCTGCCTCATTTTCAGGATAAATCCCTTCCGGTTCCACTAAAATATCGGTTTGGTAAGCATGGTTGAAACTACGAACGATTTCGCGGGTCTGCTCAATCATGGGTTTCTGGTCATTTCCAACAGGGACAAAGTTTGCCTTGAAGGCTGTGATATCCGCAGCTTGTGAAACTGGATAAACCAAGAAACCTGCTGGAATTCCTTCGCCAAATCCCTTCTGAGCAATCTCGGTTTTAACAGTCGGATTGCGTTCTAAACGAGCAACAGATACCAAGTTCATGTAGTACATTGTCAATTCTGCTAATTCAGGAATTTGACTTTGAATGAAAATAGTTGTCTTAGCTGGATCTAGACCTGCCGCTAGGTAATCAAGGGCCACATTTCCAACGGACTCTACAATTTTCTGCGGGTCTTTGGCATGATCTGTCAACGCTTGCTGGTCAGCTAAAAATACAAAAAGCTCGTGCTGTCCAGCATTTTGCAGTAGAACACGATTTTTCAAAGAGCCTACATAGTGGCCGATATGGAGTTTACCTGTTGGACGATCTCCTGTCAAAATAATTGGTTTGGTCATCAGTTCACCTCATCTGATAAAGTTCATAGAAAAAGCCCCAC is drawn from Streptococcus sp. 29892 and contains these coding sequences:
- a CDS encoding RNA-binding S4 domain-containing protein yields the protein MKFKLFDDYITLQALLKTTGILHSGGAIKGFLEENTILFNEEDEKRRGKKIRIGDIITLPDHNISITIIAPSTEEIQQYQEEQAEKERVAAIVKKLNQENKKNKKQVKTPKKVTKNTERKPVRFPGM
- the recF gene encoding DNA replication/repair protein RecF (All proteins in this family for which functions are known are DNA-binding proteins that assist the filamentation of RecA onto DNA for the initiation of recombination or recombinational repair.), which produces MWLETLALRHFRNYRQQDIEFNKGLNVFLGENAQGKTNILEAIYFLALTRSHRTRTDKDLLQFQEKELTISGLLHRKNGKVPLDIQLTEKGRITKVNHLKQAKLSNYIGHMNVVLFAPEDLQLIKGAPALRRKFIDVELGQIKPLYLADLSNYNHVLKQRNTYLKSTDKIDENFLSVLDQQLAEYGSRVIQHRIDFLGKLEEFGNRKVQDISDKKEELTIEYQSSINFTNTDNLIDIFLTELEKSRKRDLFKKNTGVGPHRDDVAFFINGMNAHYGSQGQHRSLVLSLKLAEIELMKEITREYPILLLDDVMSELDNNRQIKLLETITDTIQTFITTTSLDHLHKLPDSLKIFHIQSGTIVESK
- the guaB gene encoding IMP dehydrogenase codes for the protein MSNWDTKFLKKGFTFDDVLLIPAESHVLPHDIDLKTQLAPNLTLNLPIISAAMDTVTDSKMAIAMARAGGLGVIHKNMSITEQAEEVRKVKRSENGVIIDPFFLTPEHTIAEAEKLMGTYRISGVPIVETMENRKLVGIITNRDMRFISDYSQPISTNMTSDGLVTAPVGTDLATAEAILHKHRIEKLPLIDENGRLSGLITIKDIEKVIEFPNAAKDEFGRLLVAGAVGVTSDTFERAEALFEAGADAIVIDTAHGHSAGVLRKIKEIREHFPTRTLIAGNIATAEGARALYEAGVDVVKVGIGPGSICTTRVIAGVGVPQVTAIYDAAGVAREYGKTIIADGGIKYSGDIVKALAAGGHAVMLGSMFAGTDEAPGETEIFQGRKFKTYRGMGSIAAMKQGSKDRYFQASVNEANKLVPEGIEGRVAYKGSVADMIFQMVGGLRSGMGYVGAGNLTELHENAQFIEMSGAGLKESHPHDVQITNEAPNYSVQ
- the trpS gene encoding tryptophan--tRNA ligase, which produces MTKPIILTGDRPTGKLHIGHYVGSLKNRVLLQNAGQHELFVFLADQQALTDHAKDPQKIVESVGNVALDYLAAGLDPAKTTIFIQSQIPELAELTMYYMNLVSVARLERNPTVKTEIAQKGFGEGIPAGFLVYPVSQAADITAFKANFVPVGNDQKPMIEQTREIVRSFNHAYQTDILVEPEGIYPENEAAGRLPGLDGNAKMSKSLGNGIYLADDMDTLKKKVMSMYTDPNHIRVEDPGQIEGNMVFHYLDVFGREEDKAEIEAMKEHYQRGGLGDVKTKRYLLDILERELGPIRERRLEFAQDMGQVYAMLEEGSRKARQVAATTLDQVKDAMGINYFK